DNA sequence from the Calditerrivibrio sp. genome:
TCACCGTCATGTTTTAGAGCTTGAGAGTAGCCACCATTAGGAAATAGCTCCACAAGATATGTCTTCATTTTGTAGTTTCTACTTTTATGTAAAAGATATAAATTGAACTCTCCTTTCTTTGAATATATCAACTCGGCATCCACTTCAAAATCAAATGTGCATTTGTCATTCTCGATAGTATTGTAATCTCTATCAAAAAAATCTGCTATAGTTAACCCAAAGAATGAAGAGATATCCTTAAGCGTACTCAACGAAGGTGTGGCTCTACCATTTTCCAGCATAGATACATAGCTCTTTGTTTTACCGATTGAAGAAGCCAACTGCTCGAGGGTAATACCTTGAGATTTTCTTAAACTTTTTATCTTTTGAGATATATAAGATGAATTACTCACAAGCAAACTAAAAAGGGCTTTCCTGAGAAAGCCCTTTTGTATTACTTAACAGACTCTTTAAATAACTTTCCTGGGGTGAACTTTGGTGCTTTTTTTGCCGGAATCTTGATCTCTTTCCCTGTCTGAGGATTTCTACCTGTTCTGGCTTTCCTTTCATAAATAGAAAAAGTACCAAAACCTACCAGAGTAACCTTGTCTCCACCCTTA
Encoded proteins:
- a CDS encoding HU family DNA-binding protein; protein product: MNKKDLIEKIAAKAGLKKVEAEKALEAFEEAVVEALKGGDKVTLVGFGTFSIYERKARTGRNPQTGKEIKIPAKKAPKFTPGKLFKESVK
- a CDS encoding helix-turn-helix domain-containing protein; this translates as MSNSSYISQKIKSLRKSQGITLEQLASSIGKTKSYVSMLENGRATPSLSTLKDISSFFGLTIADFFDRDYNTIENDKCTFDFEVDAELIYSKKGEFNLYLLHKSRNYKMKTYLVELFPNGGYSQALKHDGEEQGFVLEGEIELVLDDERFKLGVHQYFYFDSSKSHKVRNISSNISRILWIYLPK